The window AAATAATAATTATAATATAATAATTAAAAAATAATAAAAATAATAGAATAATAATAAAAATAATAGAGTAATAAAATAATAATAAAATAATATTAGAATAATAATTAAAGAATAGAATAATAATAAAAATAATAGAGTAATAAAATAATAATAAAATAATATTAGAATAATAATTAAAGAATAGAATAATAATAAAAATAATAGAGTAATAAAATAATAATAAAATAATATTAGAATAATAATTAAAGAATAGAATAGATTATTCTAATAAAATTAATCATTCTTCACTTTCATTATTTTCTTCAGAAGATTGATCTTCACCTTCTTCTACTTTCTTTTCAAATTCATCAACGAATTCTACTTTTTCATAATCCATGTTATCCCAAATATCTTTAGAAATTCTGAATCTTGCAAAAGTAACATCCATGTATGATTTTTGATCAAATCTAGTAATTTCATCTAATTTTATACTAACTTTATCACCATCAATTTTAATTTCAGTTTTATCAAGATCCATATTTGGATAAGAATAATGAAGTTGAATCATACTTTTAATTTTTTCTTCATCATCTTCAATTATGTCAGAAATAACAATACTGTATTCAAGATTTTTACCAGCTAAGTCATGGTTGAAGTCTACTTTAACTCTTCCACCACTAACAGTTAAAACTCTACCTTTATGACCTTCAGAAGTTAATTCCATTCCAACATGAGGAGTCATGCCTTGTTTTTTAAATTCTTTCATAGGAATTAATTGAATTAAATTAGAATCCCTTTCTCCAAAACCATCAGCAGGAGAAACTTCAATTTCTTTAGAGTCCCCTACATCCAAATCAATAACTGCCTCATCAATAGCTTTAAGTAAGTGGTTTCCTCCAACAACAATAGGTATTGGACCATATTCTTTATTTTCAACAAGAATTCCTGCTTCTTTAGCTATTTCTTCATTAGTAGTGTCAAAAACCTCTCCAGTTTCTTTAATTTTACCAGTAAATTCTAATTTAATAAAATCGCCATTTTTTATTGCCATAATTCGATTCTCCTATTATTTTCATTAATTTTTTCTTTAAAGTCTTCTAAAATACTTTCATTTTTATAATCTAAAACTCTTATTTTAGAAGGATAGTTATCAATATAATCATAAATTATATTCTTATTTATTTTAGTTTCTAATACACTTAAAACCCTATGGTTGAAGTGAGTAGAAAATCCATAGGATATACAATTTTGAATTTCTTCAATTGATTCAAAATCTTTATTTTCCCTTGAATCAACTATTTTTTTAGCTGTTTTATTATCCATTAAATTTAAGTCTAATAATTCACTAAAAGAAAGATTATTAGCAGAATCAAGAATTGAATCAATATCACGAAACATATGTAATGGAGCCCTATTATTCTTTATTTCCTCATTTAATATATCTATTGTGGAAGAGGGCATCATAGTAGTTACTTTTGAAAAATCTCCTTTCATAGTAGCTTCACGGATTAAAGTTCCACTTACTCCCTTAACACGTTTTACAAATAAGAATTTATTTTTAAAGTTAAATCCTATTCGTTTTAATGACTTTGAAAGAGATGTAATAACATAATTGTCTTCTTCAAGTTTGCCTTCATAAAGAACCTCATTAGTATCCATATCAATAATTTTATATGGTTTTGGAGCAACACAATGCCCTAGATTTATCCTATCAAGAATAATATCATAACCATCAAAAGGACGATATCCTCGTGGGATAAAGTCTGTATTTAATGCTTTGAAAGTTTTAGCTAAACATAGAGAATATTGTCCAGAACCCATTATCCCCATAGGTGGACCTTCAACAACAATATCAGCGCCAGCATTGATAGCTGTCTTTGCTCTAGCTTGACGAGTCATAATAAAAGGGATTCCCCTTCCACTTCGTTCGAATAAACCAGGAACAATAGCTACAAATAGTCCATTTGGAATTTTTTCTTTAGCTACTTTCATACAATGATAATGCCCATTATGAAGAGGATTATACTCTGTAAAATCAGCTATTAACTGAATTTTTGGTGAATTAGAAATATTTATATTATTATTGCTATTTGATTTATCATTGCGCTTTGATAACTTAATAGAATCCTTGTAATCATTAAAAAAGATTTTTCTATCTCTTTTGATTATTTTTTTTATAAATTCTTCTAATGTTTCTACTTCATCTGAAGGCATGTTTTTATTTTATTTTTTTAATTATAACTATTTTACTAATATATTTCTATTTTTAATAAATTTATTATTAATAAAATAAAATATTTCTAATAAGAAAATATTTCTAATAGGCCTATTATTAATAAACTATTTCCAATATTATAAAAAATCATTATAAAAAAAATAGATTATTAAAAAAATAAAAATCTAAGAATAAAAATCTAAGGATAAAAATCTAAGGATAAAAATATAAATTATTAAAATAAATAAAATAATTAAGAATAATATGAAAAATTTTATTAATTAAATAATGAATCTGAAAATATAACTTCTAATTAATATAAAAAAAATAATTTCTAACTAATATGGGAATATAATTTCTAATTAATATTAATAAAATTTATAATAAATAATATTTGTGAAAAAATGAATGATTTAGTACTTAAAAACTGTAAACTTATAGAAAGTTTAGAAAATCATTACATTGGCATAGATAATGGAAAAATATCTGAAATATCAAGACAACCTTTAAAAGCCGATGAAGAAGTGGATATAAAGGGAAAAATTATTCTTCCAGGACTTATTGATCCCCATGTTCATTTTAGAGACCCTGGTTTAACTTATAAAGAAAGTTTTAAAACTGGTAGTTTTGCAGCGGCTCACGGAGGATTTACAACAATACTAGATATGCCAAATACAATTCCTCCTACGAATACAGTGAAAACGTTTAAAGAAAAGAAAA is drawn from Methanobrevibacter arboriphilus JCM 13429 = DSM 1125 and contains these coding sequences:
- a CDS encoding peptidylprolyl isomerase, with product MAIKNGDFIKLEFTGKIKETGEVFDTTNEEIAKEAGILVENKEYGPIPIVVGGNHLLKAIDEAVIDLDVGDSKEIEVSPADGFGERDSNLIQLIPMKEFKKQGMTPHVGMELTSEGHKGRVLTVSGGRVKVDFNHDLAGKNLEYSIVISDIIEDDEEKIKSMIQLHYSYPNMDLDKTEIKIDGDKVSIKLDEITRFDQKSYMDVTFARFRISKDIWDNMDYEKVEFVDEFEKKVEEGEDQSSEENNESEE
- a CDS encoding nucleotidyltransferase family protein, with the protein product MPSDEVETLEEFIKKIIKRDRKIFFNDYKDSIKLSKRNDKSNSNNNINISNSPKIQLIADFTEYNPLHNGHYHCMKVAKEKIPNGLFVAIVPGLFERSGRGIPFIMTRQARAKTAINAGADIVVEGPPMGIMGSGQYSLCLAKTFKALNTDFIPRGYRPFDGYDIILDRINLGHCVAPKPYKIIDMDTNEVLYEGKLEEDNYVITSLSKSLKRIGFNFKNKFLFVKRVKGVSGTLIREATMKGDFSKVTTMMPSSTIDILNEEIKNNRAPLHMFRDIDSILDSANNLSFSELLDLNLMDNKTAKKIVDSRENKDFESIEEIQNCISYGFSTHFNHRVLSVLETKINKNIIYDYIDNYPSKIRVLDYKNESILEDFKEKINENNRRIELWQ